A stretch of Mucilaginibacter terrae DNA encodes these proteins:
- a CDS encoding response regulator transcription factor, with translation MKTKIIIFEQDKSFLSTISQILKTDPTLEVVGEFPEAAGCLEKVIRYNADIVLLDIETKGTGIDMITALNSELPHVQILVQTSADDEMMIVQCIKAGAAGYLRKADLTSKLITSISELRNGGAPISSEISRKVLNIIYRSPDLKSMQPQPENCYNLTAKEKEVLSNIVNGLSHKMIAADMRIRYDTVRNHVKKIYEKLNVASLTEVVAKAIYQEIV, from the coding sequence ATGAAAACAAAGATTATTATTTTCGAACAAGACAAGTCTTTCCTCAGTACGATCTCGCAAATCCTAAAGACCGACCCGACCCTGGAAGTTGTGGGTGAGTTCCCGGAAGCAGCAGGTTGTCTGGAAAAAGTGATCCGGTACAATGCAGATATCGTTTTATTGGATATCGAAACAAAAGGAACCGGAATCGATATGATCACCGCCCTGAACAGCGAATTACCCCATGTTCAAATACTTGTTCAAACAAGTGCGGACGATGAAATGATGATCGTTCAATGCATCAAGGCGGGGGCCGCAGGTTACCTCCGGAAAGCTGATCTAACCAGCAAATTAATTACCAGTATCAGTGAGCTAAGAAATGGTGGAGCGCCTATAAGCAGCGAGATCTCGCGGAAAGTCCTGAACATCATCTACCGCTCGCCTGACCTTAAATCCATGCAGCCCCAGCCCGAAAATTGCTATAACCTGACCGCAAAGGAAAAAGAGGTTCTAAGCAATATTGTCAATGGGCTGAGCCACAAAATGATCGCGGCTGACATGAGGATCCGCTATGATACGGTCCGCAATCATGTAAAGAAAATTTATGAGAAGCTTAATGTAGCTTCACTAACAGAGGTTGTCGCCAAAGCGATCTATCAGGAGATCGTTTAA
- a CDS encoding RNA polymerase sigma factor, whose translation MSPDTESKLILRDPIDVAEQQTSPSAAPGDHQLFAAACDQYRAELFAIALRICGYERADDAIQDALITAYLKFHQLRDINAIRPWLKRITLNSCYQLMRKMRSKAEVPYGTQNFEPVEDSIERHIESLEERDHLYASLANISPVLKQPLILRYFSAYNSYAQIAEVLDIPVGTVRSRLSAGKAELVKQWHIDKIDPGIEVERSRQWNRYYKELMPAIHQDGAAFRELDRHLNGELEMVLTSGKRLHGKDKFIASIYDDLEHGSGIEHVSGCITSGEISVMRIRFSNSEEHPTHCPPGSLVVIERDDRSMKRLKLYHAPRPDLQVGSSYS comes from the coding sequence ATGTCACCCGATACGGAGAGCAAACTTATTTTGAGAGACCCAATTGATGTTGCTGAACAGCAGACGTCACCGTCTGCCGCCCCTGGCGATCACCAGCTCTTTGCCGCTGCCTGCGATCAGTACAGGGCAGAACTATTTGCCATTGCTTTAAGAATATGCGGCTATGAACGTGCGGATGATGCCATCCAGGATGCACTGATCACCGCTTATTTGAAGTTTCATCAACTTCGGGACATCAATGCCATCCGGCCATGGCTCAAACGCATAACCCTGAACAGCTGCTATCAGCTCATGCGGAAAATGAGATCAAAAGCTGAGGTTCCTTACGGAACGCAAAATTTCGAACCCGTAGAAGACAGTATTGAGCGGCACATTGAAAGCCTTGAGGAAAGAGACCACCTATACGCCTCACTCGCCAACATTTCCCCGGTTCTGAAACAGCCCTTGATTTTAAGGTATTTTAGTGCTTATAACAGCTACGCCCAGATCGCCGAAGTTTTGGACATTCCGGTAGGAACGGTTAGGAGCCGGCTAAGTGCCGGAAAGGCCGAATTGGTAAAACAGTGGCACATCGACAAAATAGATCCAGGCATTGAAGTGGAAAGGTCGCGGCAATGGAACCGGTATTATAAAGAATTGATGCCTGCAATACATCAGGATGGTGCTGCGTTCCGTGAACTGGACCGCCATCTTAACGGTGAGCTCGAGATGGTACTGACCAGTGGAAAGCGGTTGCACGGAAAAGATAAGTTCATTGCCTCCATCTATGACGACCTGGAACATGGAAGCGGCATCGAGCATGTCTCGGGATGCATCACATCCGGGGAGATCTCTGTGATGCGGATCCGGTTCAGCAATTCCGAAGAGCATCCCACTCATTGCCCGCCGGGGTCCCTGGTCGTTATAGAAAGAGACGACAGGTCCATGAAGCGTCTTAAACTTTATCACGCGCCGAGGCCTGACTTGCAAGTGGGAAGCAGTTATTCGTAA
- a CDS encoding SusC/RagA family TonB-linked outer membrane protein translates to MKLTFMLIFACLLQVSAASYGQRINLNEKNISFDKLLKKLEKQSGYSILYNTNILTDIPLVNVDIRQATITEVLDRCLLNKPLDYVIIDKSIVIQRKPGMPVGKPADMLIKGQVVDEKNLPLPGVTIKLKDGNNVWVTDADGRFTALVNGKDPVLIFSHVSFQAQEVKAMDLIRMAKDDQAVVIMKAVTSVLDQVQVIAYGQTSKRLNPGNVVSITAKDIEHNPVTNVLEALQGRVPGMFIQQNSGVVGGSFDIRIRNAKNFTSQSPLYTSNQPQPLIILDGVSIPSGTLPQLLTGASGAALSFAGGNALNYLNPNDVESIEVLKDADATAIYGARGAYGVIIINTKKAKPGPPSLNVNVYSGVSVKGTAPQLLNTPSYLDMRREAFRNDGTNPGSFDNDLNGQYELNKYTDWKKFFIGNAALNTKADANYSGGSELMGYKINAGYHNQQNVIRGKGSARDGEVGLSLNIRTPDRKLNLGIQANYANAINDMLSYNLDRLLLTAPNAPDVLLPDGSINWALADNPARLLQTIYRNKVSNLQASANLNYNLLPGLSLTGTAAYNEQNSNELSATPSTYFPPTAAFAQSTASIFNHYNIRSITVTSYAHYNNRLGKGDLDVKVGGEINDRLALTNSISGSNFSSDALISNPAAGSNPPTVTYNSIPFRSLGLFAVIKYTWDNKYIIDLNGRRDGSSRFGPDRRFGNFGSVGAAWIISEERWFKSVLPFISFTKLRGSTGTVGGDAISDYAWLNSYTVLANGYAGKGSVQNQLLANPDLAWEKNRRSEIGLELGLFKDRLVLEADYYYNKASNQLLAQPLPSTTGFKTFAINSDAVIQNTGWEAIVSAKVLTTGKLHWNTRFNVTLPKSKLLRLPNYPTGTLNNFVLGRSTSGILLYDYAGVNPATGNYQFTNAAGLKADYALSGSGSLNSAKDKTAFVDLNPKFYGGLENTFSYNRLSLSFFFTFTKRTGQSFLGQQTIYPGTLMTNIPLSVYDQRWQKPGGVTKVPRLSAGILAASSQSFFNQSTGAYEDATYARLQNLNFSWELPPLLARKIGSKRASVFLQGQNLLTISKYGDVDPESLSASRLAPLKIFTAGFNVTF, encoded by the coding sequence ATGAAATTAACCTTCATGCTCATTTTCGCCTGCCTTCTCCAGGTAAGCGCCGCAAGTTACGGACAGCGGATCAATCTGAATGAGAAGAATATTTCCTTTGATAAACTCCTGAAAAAGCTCGAAAAGCAAAGTGGATATTCGATCTTATACAATACGAATATTCTAACGGATATCCCGCTGGTCAACGTCGATATCAGACAAGCGACAATAACGGAAGTGCTTGACAGATGCCTGCTCAATAAACCGCTTGACTACGTGATCATCGATAAAAGCATCGTGATACAACGGAAGCCGGGAATGCCGGTCGGAAAGCCTGCCGACATGCTGATCAAAGGACAGGTCGTCGATGAGAAAAACCTGCCGCTACCTGGCGTTACGATCAAACTCAAAGATGGCAATAATGTCTGGGTTACGGATGCCGATGGCCGGTTTACCGCATTGGTCAACGGAAAGGACCCCGTCCTGATCTTTAGCCACGTGTCGTTTCAAGCCCAGGAGGTCAAAGCAATGGATCTTATTCGAATGGCAAAAGATGATCAAGCTGTTGTTATCATGAAAGCGGTTACAAGCGTATTGGATCAGGTACAGGTCATTGCCTACGGGCAAACAAGTAAACGGCTGAATCCTGGAAACGTCGTATCGATCACGGCTAAGGATATTGAACATAATCCGGTAACCAACGTGCTGGAAGCGCTGCAAGGGCGGGTTCCAGGTATGTTCATCCAGCAAAACTCGGGCGTTGTCGGCGGCAGCTTCGACATCCGGATCCGGAACGCAAAAAACTTCACCTCCCAATCACCGCTCTACACATCAAACCAACCACAGCCCCTGATCATATTGGACGGCGTTAGCATACCTTCCGGTACGCTCCCACAGTTACTGACGGGTGCCTCCGGGGCCGCATTGTCCTTTGCCGGTGGGAACGCGCTGAACTATCTCAATCCGAATGATGTTGAAAGTATCGAAGTGTTAAAGGATGCGGATGCGACAGCCATTTATGGTGCAAGGGGTGCTTATGGCGTGATCATTATCAACACCAAAAAAGCAAAGCCCGGTCCGCCGAGTTTAAACGTCAATGTATACAGCGGGGTATCGGTGAAAGGAACTGCCCCGCAACTACTTAATACGCCCTCCTATCTCGACATGCGTCGCGAGGCCTTCCGGAATGACGGAACGAATCCGGGCAGCTTCGACAACGACCTGAATGGCCAGTATGAGCTGAACAAATACACAGATTGGAAGAAATTCTTTATTGGTAATGCTGCTTTAAATACCAAGGCGGATGCGAATTACAGCGGCGGATCTGAACTTATGGGCTACAAGATCAATGCGGGTTATCATAATCAGCAGAACGTCATCCGCGGAAAAGGATCTGCGCGCGATGGGGAGGTCGGCCTCTCTTTAAACATCCGTACACCGGACAGGAAGCTGAATTTGGGCATCCAGGCCAATTACGCCAATGCCATTAATGACATGCTTTCCTATAACCTGGACCGGTTGCTGCTCACAGCGCCGAACGCGCCGGACGTGTTGCTGCCCGACGGTAGTATAAACTGGGCACTGGCTGACAACCCGGCCAGACTTTTACAAACCATTTACCGCAACAAAGTGTCCAATTTGCAGGCGAGTGCCAACCTCAACTATAATTTATTACCGGGGTTAAGCTTAACGGGTACTGCCGCCTATAATGAGCAAAACTCTAATGAACTGTCAGCAACGCCCTCTACCTATTTTCCACCTACCGCTGCGTTTGCGCAATCAACTGCGAGCATATTCAACCATTATAATATCCGTAGTATAACGGTCACTTCTTACGCACACTATAATAACAGATTGGGCAAAGGTGACCTCGACGTAAAAGTAGGCGGGGAAATCAATGACCGCCTGGCTTTAACAAACAGTATCTCTGGCTCAAACTTCAGCTCTGATGCTTTAATTTCCAATCCGGCGGCAGGCAGCAATCCCCCGACGGTAACTTACAACTCGATACCGTTCAGGTCACTGGGTTTGTTCGCCGTCATCAAATATACGTGGGACAATAAATACATTATTGACCTGAACGGCCGGAGGGACGGGTCAAGCCGCTTTGGTCCGGACAGGCGCTTTGGCAATTTTGGATCAGTTGGCGCAGCATGGATCATCAGCGAAGAAAGATGGTTCAAAAGCGTTCTTCCTTTCATCAGCTTCACAAAACTTAGAGGTAGTACCGGTACAGTTGGTGGAGACGCAATTTCAGATTATGCCTGGCTCAATTCTTATACCGTGTTAGCTAATGGCTACGCCGGAAAGGGATCTGTTCAAAACCAACTGTTAGCCAATCCTGATCTCGCGTGGGAAAAGAACAGAAGATCCGAGATTGGTCTGGAGTTAGGGCTGTTCAAAGACCGTCTTGTTCTGGAGGCCGACTATTATTACAATAAGGCGAGCAATCAGCTACTCGCGCAGCCGCTACCCTCTACGACCGGTTTTAAAACATTTGCTATAAACTCCGACGCCGTGATCCAAAACACCGGCTGGGAAGCGATCGTGTCAGCGAAAGTGCTAACCACGGGAAAATTACACTGGAATACACGGTTCAATGTGACCTTACCGAAAAGCAAACTCCTGCGTTTGCCCAATTATCCGACCGGCACGCTCAACAACTTCGTTCTGGGAAGATCGACGAGCGGCATTTTGCTTTATGATTATGCCGGTGTGAACCCGGCGACGGGCAATTATCAATTTACCAATGCAGCGGGTTTAAAGGCAGATTATGCGCTGTCCGGCTCAGGAAGTTTGAACAGTGCCAAAGATAAAACGGCATTCGTTGACCTCAATCCCAAGTTTTACGGCGGGTTGGAAAACACATTTAGTTATAACCGGCTGTCCTTAAGTTTCTTTTTTACGTTCACTAAACGAACCGGACAGAGCTTCCTCGGTCAGCAAACGATTTACCCGGGAACTTTGATGACTAATATTCCGCTATCTGTATACGATCAACGTTGGCAAAAGCCGGGTGGTGTAACAAAAGTTCCCCGGTTAAGCGCAGGAATTTTAGCTGCGTCATCCCAATCTTTCTTTAACCAGAGTACAGGCGCGTATGAGGATGCTACTTACGCCAGGCTGCAAAACCTGAATTTCAGTTGGGAGCTTCCTCCGCTGTTAGCGAGAAAGATCGGTTCGAAGCGGGCTAGCGTATTTCTGCAGGGCCAGAACCTCCTCACGATTTCCAAGTATGGGGACGTTGATCCTGAAAGCCTGAGTGCAAGCAGATTGGCTCCGCTAAAAATTTTTACTGCTGGCTTTAACGTAACCTTTTAA
- a CDS encoding RagB/SusD family nutrient uptake outer membrane protein, which produces MKYFYSPLIVFIAAGIVMLAAGGCNKYLDVPLPVNRITGDAAFISDAATSSVVTGLIQQISQAGYTAGSTGVGYTTALYADETQNLNPAILSNALFYANGLNTSSPSGTTQWTAIYQQLYQVNLAIEKISSGTGTLSYRNQWLGESYFLRGYLLWILTNLYGDAPMPLTSNFELNRTIANSPQASLYSQIIKDLKMAQTLLTVDYKDGYGAATTDRSRPNQLAVRAMLARVYLYQQDWANAEAEATSVISAANYQLVPLSQAFLINNKEAVWSFATLTGSTTVVSEYTLYNNAMPAVIPAGRQLTSYGVNAAMSTDLVNAFEPGDNRLQNWVRQTTVPATATAPALTYYFPNKYKASAVGTEHNVVLRLAEAYLIRAEARAQQNNLTGGQDDLNAVRQRAGLGLLKPASPELLVAAILKERRTELFTEFGHRLFDLRRTGTLNTVMNAYAPVKGGSWSAYKQYWPRPAEDLQTNPNIQQTPGY; this is translated from the coding sequence ATGAAATACTTCTATTCACCTCTTATCGTTTTCATCGCCGCGGGTATTGTGATGCTTGCCGCTGGCGGATGCAATAAATATCTCGACGTTCCTTTGCCTGTCAACAGGATCACAGGCGATGCCGCTTTCATAAGCGACGCTGCAACGTCCAGTGTAGTAACAGGACTGATCCAACAAATTTCCCAGGCAGGTTATACCGCCGGTTCCACCGGAGTTGGTTACACCACCGCACTTTACGCAGATGAAACGCAAAACCTGAACCCGGCAATCCTCAGTAATGCCTTGTTCTACGCCAATGGGCTGAATACATCTTCGCCTTCCGGTACTACGCAATGGACTGCGATCTATCAACAGCTCTATCAGGTCAACCTTGCTATCGAAAAAATCAGTAGCGGAACTGGTACTTTATCTTATCGAAATCAATGGCTTGGCGAGTCTTATTTCCTGCGGGGATACCTCCTTTGGATCTTGACCAACTTATATGGTGATGCCCCCATGCCTCTGACCTCAAACTTCGAGTTAAACAGGACGATCGCGAACAGTCCGCAGGCCAGTCTTTATTCACAGATCATTAAGGACCTTAAAATGGCCCAAACCCTTTTGACTGTAGATTATAAAGACGGATACGGCGCAGCGACCACAGACCGAAGCAGACCAAATCAACTTGCTGTGCGCGCCATGTTAGCACGTGTCTATTTATATCAGCAGGACTGGGCGAATGCAGAAGCAGAAGCAACAAGTGTGATCAGCGCTGCAAATTACCAGTTAGTTCCGCTTAGTCAAGCGTTTCTGATCAATAACAAGGAAGCCGTTTGGAGCTTTGCCACGCTGACGGGTTCTACCACCGTGGTCAGCGAATATACTTTGTATAACAATGCGATGCCAGCGGTCATCCCGGCGGGCAGGCAACTCACCTCCTACGGTGTCAATGCAGCGATGAGCACCGACCTCGTCAATGCCTTTGAGCCCGGTGATAATCGTTTGCAGAACTGGGTACGCCAGACCACTGTGCCAGCCACAGCAACCGCCCCAGCGCTCACGTATTATTTCCCCAATAAGTATAAAGCTTCAGCTGTTGGAACGGAGCATAACGTGGTATTGCGACTAGCCGAAGCCTACCTGATAAGGGCGGAAGCCAGGGCCCAGCAAAACAACCTGACAGGCGGCCAGGATGATTTGAACGCGGTCCGGCAGCGTGCAGGACTTGGCCTGCTAAAGCCCGCTTCGCCGGAGCTGCTTGTTGCGGCAATACTGAAAGAGCGGCGGACAGAACTATTCACAGAATTCGGTCATCGCCTGTTCGACCTGCGCAGAACAGGTACGCTCAATACGGTGATGAATGCCTACGCCCCTGTAAAAGGCGGTAGTTGGAGTGCTTACAAACAATACTGGCCGAGACCTGCTGAAGATTTACAGACTAATCCTAATATCCAGCAGACCCCTGGCTATTAA
- a CDS encoding alpha/beta fold hydrolase translates to MKSYRFMQAIKFMTAVLLCLVLTSTPALSSTQAVLEKTNLSNMEEGEHYADVNGVRLHYYVRGHKRPVLLVPSPGWGVNVNYLIPIRVFERHFTVVYVDTRLSGKSSGPADASQYTEAHFIGDIEAMRKHLGLVKFSLAGHSASGHLVLAYALEHGKNLTALITIDAIVARDSLRAAEMKGRIDKKAQEPYYKAHPAIYRKAYEQFYGLSGKEASLKQQLMTYGYFYLYEPSKAPALISQLSFNDTVNTYTDQAGYTTQNLLPELPRITVPTLIVSGDDDFICDPLTQATRMHGKIINSKLLIIKQSGHFPWVEQPQQFDFACEQWLRGLRL, encoded by the coding sequence ATGAAAAGCTACCGATTTATGCAAGCTATAAAATTCATGACGGCGGTCTTGTTATGCCTGGTGTTAACGTCGACTCCCGCATTATCATCAACCCAGGCTGTACTTGAAAAAACTAACCTAAGCAACATGGAAGAGGGTGAACACTATGCGGACGTCAATGGCGTCCGCCTGCATTATTATGTCAGGGGGCATAAGCGTCCTGTCCTGCTCGTCCCCTCTCCGGGCTGGGGCGTAAATGTTAACTATTTGATACCGATCCGTGTTTTTGAAAGGCATTTCACGGTTGTTTACGTTGATACGAGGCTCAGCGGAAAATCCTCCGGTCCGGCTGATGCTAGCCAATATACGGAAGCGCACTTCATCGGCGATATCGAAGCGATGCGAAAACACCTGGGATTAGTGAAATTTTCCCTGGCGGGGCATTCGGCTTCCGGGCACCTTGTGTTAGCCTACGCCCTAGAACATGGGAAGAACCTGACAGCGCTGATCACCATCGATGCCATTGTTGCCCGCGACAGTCTTCGTGCCGCTGAGATGAAAGGGCGGATCGACAAAAAAGCGCAGGAGCCGTACTATAAGGCGCATCCTGCGATATACCGTAAAGCTTATGAACAGTTCTATGGCTTAAGCGGCAAAGAAGCATCACTAAAACAACAGCTCATGACGTACGGATATTTCTATTTGTACGAACCATCAAAGGCACCTGCCCTGATCTCGCAGCTAAGCTTCAATGATACGGTAAACACTTATACGGATCAGGCAGGCTATACCACGCAGAACCTTTTGCCTGAATTGCCCAGGATCACGGTGCCGACCTTGATCGTTTCCGGTGATGATGACTTTATTTGCGATCCTTTAACGCAGGCGACCCGCATGCATGGAAAGATCATCAATTCCAAGCTTTTGATCATCAAACAAAGCGGGCACTTTCCTTGGGTGGAACAACCGCAACAGTTTGATTTTGCATGTGAGCAATGGTTACGGGGGCTTCGTTTATAA
- a CDS encoding FecR family protein — MPKPDELELIRKYQDGTASEEEKALLETWYLHYNQQEDNQLSESEYQAISADIWKNLDHASRPAVIRRLNWSKLAIAAAILLFITIGTYFYVNKPYNRTPQQMAQNIMPGGDAAYLTLSDGKVIVLNKRNIGDLANEAGVTIKKTTPGELIYEADLQAEGVTAEKNTITTPNGGQYTVILSDGTKIWLNAGSSLTFPSRFTGDFREVDLKGEGYFEVAKDSSHPFHVLAGGQEISVLGTHFNVSAYSDEPSIRTTLVEGSVKVTHHGQSFMLSPNDRVTDQRKDGHLRLEHGIDADEDIAWKSGRFYFNNTAVSTVLRQVGRWYNLDIVYEGKVPGDFLSGSMSRNQDLSQVAKLLALTGIKFRIEGRKLIVQ, encoded by the coding sequence ATGCCAAAGCCAGACGAGTTAGAATTAATTAGAAAATACCAGGACGGAACTGCCAGTGAAGAAGAAAAAGCTTTACTGGAAACCTGGTATTTACACTATAACCAGCAGGAAGACAACCAGCTTTCAGAAAGTGAATATCAAGCCATATCGGCGGATATCTGGAAGAATCTGGACCATGCTTCAAGACCTGCGGTCATTCGGAGGTTGAACTGGAGCAAGCTGGCGATAGCAGCCGCTATCCTATTATTCATAACCATCGGTACTTATTTCTACGTGAACAAGCCCTACAACAGGACACCACAGCAAATGGCTCAAAATATCATGCCGGGTGGCGATGCTGCTTACCTTACCTTATCTGATGGAAAGGTCATCGTGCTGAACAAGCGCAATATTGGCGACCTGGCAAATGAAGCGGGGGTTACGATCAAAAAGACCACACCTGGGGAATTGATTTACGAGGCCGACCTACAGGCTGAGGGCGTAACGGCTGAAAAGAATACGATCACCACGCCGAATGGTGGGCAGTATACGGTCATCCTTTCGGATGGAACAAAGATTTGGCTCAACGCTGGTTCTTCCCTCACCTTCCCTTCAAGGTTCACGGGAGATTTCAGGGAAGTAGACCTTAAAGGCGAGGGCTATTTCGAAGTGGCGAAGGACAGCTCCCATCCATTTCACGTACTTGCCGGCGGGCAAGAGATCAGCGTCCTCGGCACACACTTTAATGTCAGTGCCTATTCCGATGAGCCGTCTATCCGCACCACCCTCGTGGAAGGATCGGTTAAGGTAACGCATCATGGGCAAAGTTTCATGCTATCTCCTAATGACCGGGTTACGGATCAACGTAAAGATGGCCATCTGAGGCTTGAACACGGGATAGATGCTGACGAGGACATCGCCTGGAAATCGGGAAGGTTCTACTTCAATAATACCGCTGTATCTACCGTATTAAGACAGGTTGGCCGCTGGTATAACTTAGACATCGTATACGAGGGGAAAGTGCCCGGGGATTTCCTGAGTGGATCCATGTCCCGTAACCAGGACCTTTCCCAGGTGGCCAAGCTGCTTGCATTGACCGGTATAAAATTCAGAATAGAAGGGAGGAAACTTATCGTTCAGTAA
- a CDS encoding RNA polymerase sigma factor: MTKEVPLADEELVERLRQSDQSAYATIFQKYNTLLFAHAYKKLQDKNEAQDLVQEIFLSLWKNREHAQIDNLMAYLFTAVRYKFFNIISHKQVEAKHLESLRNFVGSETPIADYLVRERIFMELIEHEISLLPPRMRLVFQMSRKQHLSHKEIALELGISEQTVTDQIKKALKILRPRLSMLCYVALTIELCHN; the protein is encoded by the coding sequence ATGACAAAGGAAGTGCCATTAGCAGATGAAGAATTGGTCGAACGCCTCAGGCAGAGCGACCAGTCTGCTTACGCGACCATCTTTCAGAAATATAATACCCTTCTTTTTGCACATGCCTATAAGAAGCTTCAGGACAAAAATGAGGCCCAGGATCTGGTTCAGGAAATATTTTTGTCGCTTTGGAAGAACCGCGAACATGCGCAGATCGATAATCTCATGGCCTACTTATTTACGGCGGTCCGCTATAAGTTCTTCAACATCATTTCTCATAAGCAGGTCGAAGCAAAGCATTTGGAATCCTTGCGTAACTTTGTCGGAAGCGAGACACCTATCGCTGATTATCTTGTCCGGGAACGCATTTTCATGGAACTTATCGAACACGAGATCAGTTTACTTCCACCCCGGATGCGCCTGGTGTTCCAAATGAGCCGGAAGCAACATCTTTCACACAAAGAAATAGCTTTAGAATTAGGCATTTCGGAACAAACGGTAACAGATCAGATCAAAAAAGCCTTAAAAATACTACGACCGCGTCTTAGCATGCTCTGTTATGTCGCTTTGACGATCGAATTGTGCCATAATTAA